One genomic window of Quercus robur chromosome 6, dhQueRobu3.1, whole genome shotgun sequence includes the following:
- the LOC126732433 gene encoding uncharacterized protein LOC126732433 codes for MGWSESQQGCKKHPGEKQLPGVCPSCLRERLSQIQGHSINKKTYGGVADSYSASPSVASSSTFVSPVYRRHHRRLSERTGSISFTVSVSQGLKKSKSVAFVTRNRAEEVAGSLKKKGGFWKKLLKSTGKRTKEAFMQPRIGSQRLE; via the coding sequence ATGGGTTGGTCTGAATCACAACAAGGTTGCAAGAAGCACCCAGGTGAGAAGCAACTACCTGGGGTTTGTCCCTCTTGTCTAAGAGAAAGGTTGTCACAAATTCAAGGTCATTCAATAAACAAGAAAACATATGGTGGTGTTGCTGATTCTTATTCTGCATCACCATCTGTTGCTTCTTCTTCGACCTTTGTGTCTCCAGTTTATCGTCGACATCATCGTAGGCTTTCGGAAAGGACTGGGTCTATTTCTTTTACGGTGAGTGTTAGTCAAGGCTTGAAGAAGAGCAAATCAGTAGCTTTTGTTACGAGGAATCGAGCAGAGGAGGTTGCAGGTagtttgaagaagaaaggaggGTTTTGGAAGAAGCTGCTGAAGTCCACAGGGAAGAGGACCAAAGAGGCTTTCATGCAGCCAAGAATTGGAAGCCAAAGGTTGGAGTAA
- the LOC126732432 gene encoding uncharacterized protein LOC126732432 isoform X2, whose protein sequence is MRKKGVSGLLGLAMGCSNTFGLVTGAFLLGFGLSEIPKSIWKNADWTTRQKVLSHKIAKMAVKLDDAHQELSNAIVVAQATSNQMSKRDPLRPYMDVIDNMLTKMFKEDPAFKPQGGQLGENDMDYDTDEKSMATLRRHLRQAREEYYRYKSEYMSYVMEALELEDTVKNYERRSSTGWKYVSSLKPARTGKIGSLIDTAEFLWRCILRKQLEKLLAIILGIMSAAILLGEATLLSSRVDLSLFSILVNSVRNQEVLVQVFAFVPLMYMCICTYYSLFKVGMFMFYSLTPRQTSSVNLLMICSMVARYAPPISYNYLNLISLGYKVYTIFEKRMGTIDKVVPFFGDEFNRIYPLIMVIYTLLVASNFFDRVIDFFGSWKRFRFQTEADDMDGFDPSGLIILQKERTWLEQGRKVGEHVIPLARNFNGTDVESGSNSTDRTTVEMKATTGLTHDGMHEIPSKILKEEARRYSSSKEVISNKYAAIREQSRQKGSSNIEPVGKNIASAKVSLLDAGNSRSGNITGGPSSGLASTWESMKTGFQSFKTNIGAKKFIPLRQTQETKLVSRDSSSESLDEIFQRLKRPSTDHRSSGDEDEHEIEVKNSGPST, encoded by the exons GGTTAGTGGTCTTCTGGGTTTAGCCATGGGCTGCTCAAATACTTTTGGACTTGTTACAGGTGCATTTCTTCTTGGCTTTGGCTTGAGTGAAATTCCAAAAAGCATTTGGAAAAATGCAGACTGGACCACCCGTCAAAAAGTACTCTCTCATAAAATTGCGAAAATGGCTGTTAAGCTTGATGATGCTCATCAAGAACTTTCAAATGCTATTGTA GTTGCTCAGGCAACGTCCAATCAGATGTCAAAGCGGGATCCTTTGAGGCCCTATATGGATGTTATCGATAATATGTTAACTAAAATg TTTAAGGAAGATCCAGCCTTCAAACCACAAGGTGGCCAATTAGGGGAAAACGATATGGACTATGATACAGATGAAAAATCAATGGCAACACTTAGGCGTCACCTTCGACAAGCTCGAGAGGAGTATTACCGTTACAAAAG TGAGTATATGTCATACGTCATGGAGGCTCTTGAACTGGAGGATACAGTAAAAAATTACGAACGTCGTTCTTCAACTGGATG GAAGTACGTTTCTAGCCTTAAACCTGCTCGAACTGGCAAAATAGGGTCTCTCATTGATACCGCAG AATTTTTATGGCGATGCATCCTCAGAAAGCAACTTGAGAAACTGTTGGCTATCATACTTGGTATCATGTCAGCTGCAATTCTATTAGGAGAGGCAACTTTACTATCTAGTCGAGTGGATCTATCTCTTTTCTCAATCCTTGTAAATTCAGTTAGAAACCAAGAAGTTCTTGTGCAG GTCTTTGCCTTTGTTCCTCTGATGTATATGTGCATATGCACATATTATTCCTTGTTCAAAGTTGGAATGTTTATGTTTTACTCATTGACGCCAAGGCAAACAAGCTCAGTTAACTTGCTTATGATATGCTC GATGGTTGCTCGGTATGCTCCTCCGATTTCGTACAACTATCTCAATCTCATCAGTCTTGGTTACAAAGTATATACTATATTTGAAAAG CGAATGGGGACCATCGACAAAGTTGTTCCTTTCTTTGGAGATGAGTTTAACAGAATCTATCCACTTATCATGGTGATATACACCCTCTTGGTTGCTAGCAATTTCTTTGACcgtgtaattgatttttttgggagCTGGAAGAGGTTTAGATTTCAAACTGAGGCAGATGATATGGATGGATTTGATCCATCTGGATTAATTATCCTACAAAAAG AACGTACTTGGCTTGAACAAGGGCGCAAAGTTGGTGAACATGTTATTCCATTGGCAAGGAATTTCAACGGTACAGATGTTGAGTCCGGCAGCAATAGCACA GATAGAACCACTGTTGAAATGAAGGCTACAACTGGCTTAACCCATGATGGTATGCATGAAATTCCTTCAAAGATTTTGAAGGAAGAGGCTCGTAGATACAGCTCAAGCAAAGAAGTCATCAGCAACAAGTATGCTGCTATAAGAGAACAGAGTAGACAAAAAGGATCTTCCAATATAGAGCCAGTAGGGAAGAACATTGCCTCGGCTAAGGTCTCCTTGCTTGATGCGGGCAACTCGCGCTCTGGTAATATTACAGGTGGGCCTTCTTCTGGTTTGGCCTCAACTTGGGAATCCATGAAGACTGGTTTTCAAAGTTTCAAGACGAACATAGGGgctaaaaaatttattccctTGCGCCAAACTCAGGAAACTAAACTTGTCTCTCGTGATTCCTCATCTGAGTCTCTTGACGAGATATTCCAGAGATTGAAACGGCCGTCTACTGACCATAGGAGTTCTGGTGATGAGGACGAACATGAGATTGAAGTCAAGAATTCAGGCCCCAGTACATAA
- the LOC126732434 gene encoding uncharacterized protein LOC126732434, with protein sequence MPLGLILGLGRAFRRKRPSSLDILSSKRAPRDYYKGKNCKPTGFHTRKGGYVVVNEKLPNYVVPDLTDFKLKPYVSQCPREVKTADATDAAK encoded by the exons atgccaCTGGGGTTGATATTAGGCTTAGGAAGGGCATTTCGAAGAAAGCGGCCATCATCCCTTGACATTCTCTCTTCAAAGAGGGCGCCACGAGATTACTACAAGGGCAAGAACTGCAAACCAACTGGATTCCATACCCGCAAAG GTGGATATGTTGTGGTGAATGAAAAGCTGCCTAATTATGTAGTCCCTGATTTGACTGACTTCAAG CTGAAGCCTTATGTCTCACAGTGCCCAAGAGAAGTTAAAACTGCAGACGCAACTGATGCGgcaaaataa